A stretch of the Methylacidiphilum caldifontis genome encodes the following:
- a CDS encoding helicase-related protein, whose amino-acid sequence MSLKISYQPGTLVKARGREWVVLPETRPNLLRLRPLGGSEDDATLIYLPLESVQPKPATFELPDTPCPGAWDSALLLRDALRLKLRTGAGPFRCFGNISVEPRAYQLVPLLMALKLETIRLLIADDVGIGKTIESGLIAREMLDRGEIERIVVICPPHLCEQWQKELASKFNIEAETVRTGTVPRLEQGLRPDESIFQVYPFTVVSLDYIKSDRRREDFFRACPDFVIIDEAHTCVQSSTRIRHQRYELIKGLAKKSNRHMIFLTATPHSGYDVAFYNLLALLDPCFSALSELPEGEERRHLREKLANHFVQRRRSDITEWRDSIGFPVRESREATYKLNGSWGDFFDMVLDYAQSMVQSAEGKTELERRMSWWAALALLRCISSSPAAAALALRTRLKVVERGNEAEQIAELDQTAIETVIDGMADDILTLNETVPAGTVESPEDAAVLRMLIRQAEKLRGLKSDPKIAIVSTEILKLLNQGFKPVIFCRYIATAYYVAEQLKSLLPEHKASVIVVTGELTPDQREERIEALRELPDGVSPVLVATDCLSEGVNLQQFFNAVVHYDLTWNPTRHEQREGRVDRFGQASKVVRCLMIYGENNPVDGAVLKVILRKAEKIRKELGITVPLPEDSTKVIDAIMKSVLIKKGRKIEATQQLAFDFGEIEAEVDNAWEIARGKMTRTVFAQRRLRPEEVVPEWYKAVSILGGASDVERFVSKAAERLGAPLECCCDHWKFPLDHLRSELRDRLEEVGLKGTIRVGFQNPVPSSVLHIHRTHPLVAILGDYIVESALEDENPNFGARYSAMFTDAVDARTIVYLLRLRYQITVEKRDELGRYTPMKVLLAEECLGVAIRGTEAPKILNEVDALGLLSLKPSRNMEDGQKVHFLTQALRLNPQLGASFAEIAERRAVELLADHRRVREASDACGIRYRVISVPPVDKIGLYVLIPMAKL is encoded by the coding sequence ATGAGCTTAAAGATTTCCTATCAACCTGGAACTCTGGTTAAGGCAAGGGGACGTGAATGGGTAGTGTTGCCAGAAACTCGGCCAAATCTGTTACGACTCCGTCCTCTCGGTGGCAGTGAGGATGACGCCACCCTCATTTATTTGCCACTTGAGTCTGTGCAACCGAAACCTGCAACATTCGAGTTGCCCGATACTCCTTGTCCAGGTGCATGGGATAGTGCCCTGCTTCTGCGTGATGCGTTGCGTCTGAAATTGAGGACAGGGGCTGGCCCATTTCGTTGTTTCGGTAACATCTCTGTAGAGCCTCGCGCTTACCAGTTGGTACCATTACTCATGGCACTCAAGCTCGAAACTATTCGGCTCCTGATCGCCGACGATGTCGGAATTGGGAAGACGATTGAATCTGGTCTCATTGCAAGAGAGATGCTCGACAGAGGCGAGATCGAACGAATAGTAGTCATTTGTCCACCACATCTCTGCGAGCAATGGCAAAAGGAGCTGGCATCCAAATTTAATATAGAAGCTGAAACAGTCCGCACTGGAACCGTACCCCGTCTGGAGCAAGGATTAAGGCCGGACGAGTCAATTTTCCAGGTTTATCCATTCACAGTAGTATCTCTAGATTATATTAAATCTGATAGGCGTCGAGAGGACTTTTTCCGTGCCTGCCCGGATTTTGTGATCATTGATGAAGCTCATACCTGTGTTCAATCGAGCACAAGGATACGTCATCAACGATACGAGCTTATTAAGGGTCTTGCTAAAAAGAGTAACAGGCACATGATTTTCCTTACCGCTACACCACATTCCGGTTATGATGTCGCTTTTTACAATCTCCTTGCTCTCCTTGACCCCTGTTTTAGTGCCTTGAGTGAATTGCCGGAAGGAGAAGAACGTCGACACTTGCGTGAAAAGTTAGCCAATCATTTCGTTCAGAGGCGACGTAGCGACATTACGGAATGGCGAGATTCTATTGGGTTTCCTGTGCGTGAAAGTAGAGAAGCAACTTACAAATTAAACGGATCATGGGGAGATTTCTTCGACATGGTTCTTGATTATGCTCAAAGCATGGTTCAAAGTGCTGAGGGAAAAACAGAACTGGAACGACGCATGTCGTGGTGGGCAGCTCTTGCGTTACTTCGGTGCATCTCATCGAGCCCTGCAGCAGCCGCACTTGCTCTTCGCACCCGCCTAAAAGTGGTGGAGAGAGGAAACGAAGCCGAGCAAATCGCTGAGCTTGACCAGACAGCTATTGAGACGGTCATTGACGGAATGGCCGATGATATTTTAACACTTAATGAAACTGTTCCAGCTGGAACGGTAGAATCACCAGAAGATGCTGCAGTGCTTCGGATGCTTATTAGGCAAGCTGAAAAACTGCGTGGTCTGAAGTCCGATCCTAAAATCGCCATTGTCTCGACTGAAATTCTTAAGCTCCTGAATCAGGGATTCAAACCAGTGATTTTTTGCCGGTATATCGCCACAGCTTACTACGTGGCTGAACAATTGAAGTCTTTACTTCCAGAGCATAAAGCGTCCGTCATAGTTGTAACAGGAGAGCTCACTCCTGACCAGCGAGAAGAAAGAATAGAAGCACTCAGAGAGTTACCAGATGGAGTCTCTCCCGTACTTGTTGCTACCGATTGCTTATCGGAAGGTGTTAACCTACAGCAATTTTTTAATGCAGTGGTCCATTACGATCTGACTTGGAATCCTACTCGTCATGAGCAACGTGAAGGGCGAGTTGACCGCTTTGGCCAAGCTTCTAAAGTAGTACGTTGCCTTATGATCTATGGTGAGAATAATCCAGTCGATGGTGCTGTGTTAAAAGTGATCCTGCGAAAAGCAGAGAAGATTCGCAAGGAGCTTGGCATTACGGTACCATTGCCTGAGGACAGCACCAAGGTTATCGATGCTATTATGAAGTCTGTATTGATAAAAAAGGGACGAAAGATTGAAGCTACGCAACAACTTGCATTCGACTTCGGAGAGATAGAGGCGGAGGTTGACAATGCTTGGGAAATAGCGCGTGGCAAGATGACTCGTACTGTTTTTGCTCAACGCCGTTTGCGACCTGAAGAAGTGGTGCCAGAGTGGTACAAGGCGGTTTCCATACTCGGAGGTGCATCAGATGTCGAGCGATTCGTATCGAAAGCTGCCGAACGGCTCGGTGCCCCGCTGGAATGTTGTTGCGATCATTGGAAATTTCCGCTGGATCATTTGCGTAGCGAACTTCGTGATCGACTGGAAGAGGTTGGACTCAAAGGCACCATCCGTGTTGGTTTTCAGAATCCAGTTCCGAGCAGCGTACTGCATATTCACAGGACTCATCCTCTTGTCGCTATCTTGGGTGATTATATCGTTGAGAGTGCCCTGGAAGATGAAAATCCGAATTTTGGAGCACGGTATAGTGCAATGTTCACAGATGCAGTAGATGCACGGACAATCGTTTATCTCCTTCGGTTGCGTTACCAGATTACTGTCGAAAAACGCGATGAACTTGGACGTTATACTCCTATGAAAGTATTGTTAGCTGAAGAATGTCTCGGAGTTGCAATCCGTGGAACGGAAGCTCCAAAAATATTAAATGAGGTAGATGCATTGGGACTTCTTTCTCTGAAACCTAGCCGAAACATGGAAGATGGTCAGAAGGTTCATTTTCTGACTCAGGCACTTAGGCTCAATCCCCAACTTGGGGCTAGTTTTGCTGAGATTGCAGAACGTCGAGCTGTAGAACTGCTTGCGGATCATCGTCGTGTCCGAGAAGCAAGCGATGCCTGTGGAATACGCTACCGCGTTATCTCGGTGCCTCCCGTTGACAAAATTGGACTCTACGTGCTCATCCCCATGGCTAAGCTTTGA
- a CDS encoding DEAD/DEAH box helicase has protein sequence MNVFEFRNKLIEDYERFSRSFTKILAEDIKEEVDKAYRNGRFWPSPLIQINPNFVSGGKIDNLIQEGILDPECAKIFRIKSADNPVGEPIILHKHQHDAIEAARRGESYILTTGTGSGKSLGYLIPIVDDILRRKRADGECKGISAIVVYPMNALCNSQFEELEKFLKYGYKKGESPVTFARYTGQEKDDEREKIAKDPPDILLTNYVMLELIMTRFLPVDISIRSLAIGLRFLVLDELHTYRGRQGADVAMLVRRVRERFNDKLLCIGTSATMASEGDATTRACAVAEVATRLFGTKVKAENIITETIERVTLKEVPIDRSALAKAIMAGIPPAPSWNDLAMHPVAAWIEQRLGLEMQGDKYVRISHPLTIDEAASKLSKESGLLQDKCHSFLADFLLKAYETRDDKGRPFFAFRLHQFISGAWNVYSTLEEKGKRFITVDGQQFKPGDRQRSLFNLCFCRECGQEYFPVWATMVNKQPQSFSPRDFTEQSSKNEELQSGYLMPDYEGIFDPNNFEKHYPEDWLDFTTNPGRLKANYRQYQPILIQLGLNGQVVSDGLRAWFISSPFRFCLRCGVSYDGNVRSDLTKLSGLSSEGRSSATTILTISALKYLIKTNLNDQAKKILAFTDNRQDASLQAGHFNDFVQILLLRGALLAAIRSHPDHRITNDMLTQKVIEHLHLEPDDYAANPEAKGIKAQNTIKTLRDVLGYRLYFDLRSGWRITNPNLEQLKLLSIEYQGIKDCCSDEAEWRKAHLLLASAKPEQRYKVVKELLDRMRKTLCIKTIYLDPSFQEQIRNRSFNELKEPWGLSEGEQLISNRYMVPRVKTSTARQEIIFISWRSSFGRFLRSPSTWNDNPHFPPKFDEDIYNAIVDDILRILKIHGYVEPTELGRELIGYRIDSSAFEWRRPEIQEVEEAGKLNTFYRALYENISKLLEKSDRFLHQLEAREHTAQVEPEIRIEREERFRRGLSQKKIVNGKLEPDGLPVLFCSPTMELGIDISTLNIVYMRNVPPTPANYAQRSGRAGRSGQPALVITYCAAKSPHDQYFFSDPARMVAGAVNPPTIDLANEDLVKSHLHAVWLAETGKKLGDSVRDVLDLDDTDKLPLREDIAIEINKPTVVAQSIYRCNRILAMLRDDLDVARAPWNTPSWLENVIKGAPHQFNNAFQRWRSLYRATKKQMELAQDILSNAAATEQERREAKTRHDEAFMQNSLLLDAKATMNSDFYTYRYLASEGFLPGYNFPRLPLLAFIPGRKGKVARETFLSRPRFIGLSEFGPRSIIYHEGSTYRVKRAILTISDESSVTTSSWLTLKTARLCPNCGYGHFGEQSRFECCVNCGYKLDGGRLIYNLYRIEQVSTRRAMRITSDDEERQRQGYEMITTLHFAMTNGKPRVQSSVFIEGGKKILELHYGPAATIWRVNLGWRRRKDKSIYGFAIDVKTGEWCKDSQAPTDDEDDSVREGKKIERITPFVEDTRNALILIPKGTFPKEVMTTLQYAFKRGIEQEFQLEEAELAAEPLPDMENRRSILFYEAAEGGAGVLTRIASDAKAIQRIARKALEICHFSSISGQWIDYKDLKNEYYTCEAGCYRCLLSYRNQLEHKDIDRKNEMMLDFLCRLTRVTRSTSGSSYNSSESFEQMINASVSTLEKEWLRFLKDGGFHLPDKAQPYLESFKTRPDFAYESKQTLIYIDGPHHAGNTQKTLDQTITARLEDAGYTVIRFPADQKSWPEILSRYRWLFGSTDTSASVESFG, from the coding sequence ATGAACGTATTTGAATTCCGCAATAAATTGATTGAGGATTATGAACGTTTTTCGCGTAGTTTTACTAAAATCCTTGCTGAAGACATCAAAGAGGAGGTTGATAAAGCTTATCGAAATGGTCGATTTTGGCCATCTCCTCTGATCCAGATCAACCCTAATTTCGTTTCAGGTGGCAAGATCGACAATCTAATCCAAGAAGGTATCCTTGATCCTGAATGTGCCAAGATCTTCCGAATAAAATCTGCGGACAATCCTGTTGGTGAGCCAATTATACTGCACAAGCACCAGCACGATGCAATTGAGGCAGCTCGACGAGGGGAAAGCTATATTCTGACCACTGGAACGGGCTCAGGCAAGTCACTTGGTTACCTAATACCGATTGTAGATGACATATTGCGGCGCAAGCGTGCGGACGGGGAATGTAAGGGGATTTCTGCAATTGTAGTCTACCCAATGAATGCTCTGTGTAACAGCCAGTTTGAGGAACTTGAGAAGTTCCTCAAATATGGCTATAAAAAAGGTGAATCTCCTGTCACTTTCGCCCGTTATACTGGTCAGGAAAAAGATGATGAGCGGGAGAAGATTGCGAAAGATCCACCGGATATCCTCCTCACCAACTATGTCATGCTCGAGCTGATTATGACTCGTTTCCTCCCTGTCGATATTTCTATCCGTTCCCTTGCCATTGGACTGCGGTTCCTAGTGCTTGACGAACTGCATACTTATCGCGGTAGGCAGGGCGCTGACGTTGCCATGCTTGTACGCCGTGTTCGTGAACGCTTCAACGACAAGCTTCTCTGTATTGGTACTTCTGCAACCATGGCATCAGAGGGGGATGCAACAACGCGTGCTTGCGCTGTCGCTGAGGTTGCTACACGACTTTTCGGTACGAAAGTCAAAGCGGAAAATATCATTACTGAGACAATCGAACGGGTAACTTTAAAAGAAGTACCAATTGATCGTAGCGCACTTGCTAAAGCCATAATGGCTGGCATTCCTCCAGCACCAAGTTGGAATGATCTTGCTATGCACCCAGTTGCAGCTTGGATTGAACAAAGACTAGGCCTTGAAATGCAAGGAGATAAATATGTTCGCATTTCACATCCTCTGACTATTGACGAAGCTGCAAGTAAGCTTTCAAAGGAAAGCGGGCTTCTCCAAGACAAATGCCATTCATTTTTAGCGGATTTTCTGCTCAAAGCGTATGAAACTCGCGATGACAAGGGACGTCCATTTTTTGCCTTTCGTCTCCATCAGTTTATCAGTGGTGCTTGGAATGTCTATTCGACGCTGGAAGAAAAAGGAAAACGATTTATCACGGTCGATGGTCAACAGTTTAAACCAGGCGATCGTCAACGCAGTCTATTTAATCTTTGTTTTTGCCGCGAATGCGGGCAAGAGTACTTCCCAGTCTGGGCGACCATGGTCAACAAGCAACCACAATCGTTCAGCCCTCGAGATTTTACTGAGCAATCGAGCAAAAATGAAGAACTTCAATCTGGATATCTCATGCCTGATTACGAAGGCATCTTCGATCCAAACAATTTCGAAAAGCACTATCCTGAAGATTGGCTTGACTTCACTACAAATCCAGGTCGGCTGAAAGCCAATTATCGTCAATATCAACCGATTTTGATTCAACTCGGTCTGAACGGACAGGTTGTTAGCGATGGTCTTCGTGCTTGGTTCATATCAAGTCCTTTCCGGTTCTGCCTACGCTGTGGCGTATCCTATGATGGAAACGTACGCAGTGATCTTACCAAACTTTCTGGATTGTCGAGCGAGGGGCGCAGTTCTGCGACTACCATCCTCACAATCTCTGCGCTTAAGTATTTGATCAAGACCAATCTCAACGATCAGGCCAAAAAGATTTTGGCTTTTACAGATAATCGTCAGGATGCATCCCTTCAAGCAGGTCATTTCAACGATTTCGTGCAGATCCTCTTGCTGCGTGGTGCGCTGCTTGCTGCAATTCGTAGTCATCCTGATCATCGAATCACAAACGATATGCTTACCCAGAAGGTTATTGAGCATCTGCATCTCGAACCCGACGACTATGCAGCAAATCCGGAAGCTAAAGGGATTAAGGCACAGAATACGATAAAGACGTTGCGCGACGTGTTGGGGTATCGGCTATATTTTGATCTTCGATCTGGTTGGCGGATTACCAATCCTAACCTCGAACAGCTCAAGTTGCTATCCATTGAATATCAGGGGATAAAGGATTGTTGCTCAGATGAAGCGGAATGGAGGAAAGCACATTTATTGCTTGCATCAGCAAAACCTGAACAAAGGTACAAGGTTGTTAAAGAATTGCTAGACAGAATGAGAAAAACTCTCTGTATCAAGACGATATATCTTGATCCCAGTTTCCAGGAACAGATTCGCAATCGTAGTTTCAACGAACTTAAAGAGCCTTGGGGTCTATCCGAAGGCGAACAACTTATTTCCAATCGCTATATGGTCCCACGTGTCAAGACGAGTACTGCCCGTCAGGAAATCATCTTCATTTCTTGGCGTTCCTCTTTTGGACGATTCCTGAGGTCTCCATCTACCTGGAATGATAATCCGCATTTTCCTCCGAAATTCGATGAGGATATATACAACGCCATAGTCGACGATATTCTACGTATCCTTAAGATTCATGGTTATGTGGAACCGACCGAGCTTGGCCGGGAACTTATCGGCTATCGGATTGACAGTTCGGCTTTCGAATGGCGGCGTCCTGAGATTCAAGAGGTAGAAGAAGCCGGAAAGCTGAACACTTTCTACCGAGCACTTTATGAGAATATCTCGAAGCTCCTGGAAAAATCTGATCGCTTTTTACACCAGTTAGAAGCGCGTGAGCATACTGCGCAAGTTGAGCCTGAAATCCGGATAGAAAGAGAGGAGCGATTTCGCAGGGGGCTTTCACAGAAGAAGATCGTTAATGGAAAACTCGAGCCCGATGGGTTGCCCGTATTGTTTTGTTCTCCAACCATGGAGCTAGGCATTGATATCTCGACTCTGAACATTGTATATATGAGAAATGTACCGCCAACTCCTGCAAATTATGCCCAGCGCAGCGGCCGTGCTGGACGGAGCGGACAACCAGCACTGGTGATCACATATTGTGCCGCAAAATCACCTCATGATCAGTACTTCTTTTCCGATCCAGCGCGTATGGTCGCTGGCGCAGTCAACCCTCCAACAATTGATCTAGCTAATGAAGATCTAGTAAAGAGTCATCTTCATGCGGTCTGGCTTGCTGAGACTGGAAAGAAACTCGGCGATTCAGTGCGCGATGTCCTTGACTTAGATGATACGGATAAACTTCCTCTGCGCGAAGACATTGCAATAGAAATCAACAAGCCGACTGTGGTTGCCCAGTCAATTTATCGTTGTAACCGCATTCTTGCCATGCTCAGGGATGATCTCGATGTCGCACGGGCCCCATGGAATACCCCGAGTTGGCTTGAAAATGTGATTAAAGGAGCTCCTCACCAGTTCAATAATGCGTTTCAACGTTGGCGTTCACTGTATCGGGCAACGAAAAAACAAATGGAGCTTGCTCAAGATATCCTTAGTAATGCTGCAGCCACTGAACAAGAAAGGCGTGAGGCTAAGACTCGCCATGACGAAGCCTTTATGCAGAATTCCCTGCTCCTTGACGCGAAAGCAACGATGAATTCCGATTTTTATACTTATCGCTATCTCGCCTCTGAAGGGTTCTTGCCTGGATATAATTTCCCTCGTTTACCATTGCTTGCATTCATTCCAGGGAGAAAGGGAAAAGTTGCCCGAGAAACTTTTCTGAGTCGGCCTCGCTTTATCGGATTAAGTGAATTCGGACCTAGATCGATAATCTATCATGAAGGCAGCACTTATAGAGTCAAACGCGCGATTTTAACAATTAGTGACGAAAGCAGCGTTACGACTTCTTCATGGCTTACGCTAAAAACCGCCCGATTATGCCCTAACTGCGGATACGGACACTTCGGAGAGCAAAGCCGTTTCGAGTGTTGCGTCAATTGCGGTTATAAACTCGATGGTGGACGCCTTATCTATAACCTTTATCGAATAGAACAGGTTTCAACCCGCCGTGCGATGCGGATTACTTCGGATGATGAAGAACGACAACGTCAGGGTTACGAGATGATCACTACTCTACATTTCGCCATGACTAATGGGAAACCTCGTGTTCAGTCATCAGTTTTTATCGAGGGGGGCAAAAAGATACTCGAACTCCACTATGGTCCTGCGGCTACAATCTGGAGGGTCAATCTCGGTTGGCGACGCCGCAAAGACAAGTCGATTTACGGTTTTGCCATTGACGTTAAAACAGGCGAGTGGTGTAAAGATTCTCAGGCGCCAACGGATGATGAGGATGATTCCGTGAGGGAAGGGAAAAAGATTGAACGTATTACACCTTTTGTCGAAGACACGCGTAATGCACTCATCTTAATTCCAAAAGGAACATTTCCAAAAGAGGTTATGACTACGCTTCAATACGCCTTCAAGCGAGGAATTGAACAGGAATTCCAGCTGGAAGAAGCTGAGCTTGCTGCTGAACCTTTGCCTGATATGGAAAATAGACGAAGCATACTATTCTACGAGGCGGCCGAAGGTGGTGCAGGCGTGTTGACTCGAATCGCTAGCGATGCCAAAGCCATACAACGCATTGCTCGAAAAGCACTGGAAATTTGTCACTTTAGTTCAATTTCGGGTCAATGGATCGACTATAAAGACCTTAAAAACGAATATTATACTTGCGAGGCTGGTTGTTACCGTTGTCTTCTTAGTTATCGGAACCAACTCGAACATAAAGATATTGATAGAAAGAACGAGATGATGCTCGATTTCCTTTGCCGTCTTACGAGGGTAACTCGAAGCACGAGTGGGAGTTCCTATAATTCAAGCGAGAGCTTTGAGCAGATGATTAATGCTTCGGTATCCACGCTTGAAAAGGAATGGCTTAGATTTTTAAAAGATGGTGGATTTCACCTTCCAGATAAAGCGCAACCTTATCTCGAATCTTTTAAGACCAGGCCTGATTTTGCTTACGAGAGCAAACAGACTCTTATATACATCGACGGTCCTCATCACGCGGGCAATACTCAAAAGACATTAGATCAAACGATAACTGCAAGACTTGAGGATGCGGGGTATACCGTTATACGATTTCCTGCCGACCAAAAATCCTGGCCCGAAATTCTCTCTAGGTATAGATGGCTTTTCGGTTCCACAGATACCTCTGCATCTGTTGAGTCTTTTGGTTAG
- a CDS encoding TonB-dependent receptor domain-containing protein has product MYSLSYLLKRNSVAIFIVIYYGLYTEYLMCQQSEDRKEVTNPKALLAQNQTTITSEQSPSQQNQTVQNTKPTRPYIKADNSGVVMPEVVVTESEPSLTVPSAQQMKKILEELPASSNLIEAKRVRQGRAATLQDLFLFQPGIWTQPGFTGPNAFRISIRGSGLSTGAGTERGIWFLQDGMPLNPPDGVLFNQGEFDPLAYQYSMIYRGAEAYNYGFATLFGAVNFVTYTGYTAPAYSAYFTAGSFGWLQGSIEAAGVESKTDYFAVLSDASAEGYRFHNSFNNAWLNTNVGYKISPNIENRIYFTYSNQQWQVPGPLALEEVLTNPTTANPAYVEGDYRQFWDTTHVADKATYAIDQTQSINMGISWTNLHQITFYGLFFQSSNNFFSLPLNYVRTADLYGHRNMLVAGVMPMGEFYQENWNRLLGTIQGIPMATYNMTVVNIPIYAYDQFWITDRFSINLALQAIYDRLTNEAYKDLIHRSVDTTLTFSQFNPKLGLLYQLDANNQIYTSVARSYEPPSLYETAISPTALPANLALYPNLAQTAITAEIGTRGQWDRLNWSVAFFQSWVTNELLEVSLNPPLNTLIYTINAPPTTNRGIEVSLNTLLAKGLMVSQGELQNQDQIMLYQIFD; this is encoded by the coding sequence ATGTATTCCTTGAGTTATCTTCTTAAAAGGAACTCTGTAGCAATATTTATTGTAATCTATTATGGATTATATACTGAATATTTAATGTGTCAGCAATCTGAAGATAGAAAAGAAGTTACTAATCCCAAGGCTCTCCTCGCTCAGAATCAAACGACTATTACATCAGAACAATCTCCATCTCAACAAAATCAAACCGTACAGAATACAAAACCAACAAGACCCTATATTAAAGCTGATAATTCTGGAGTTGTTATGCCAGAAGTAGTAGTGACCGAATCTGAACCTTCCTTAACTGTACCTTCAGCACAACAGATGAAGAAGATACTCGAAGAGCTTCCCGCTAGTTCTAATCTAATCGAAGCAAAAAGGGTTCGACAGGGAAGAGCGGCCACTCTACAGGATCTGTTTTTGTTTCAACCAGGTATCTGGACTCAGCCAGGATTTACAGGTCCTAATGCTTTTAGAATTTCCATTCGAGGATCTGGACTTTCGACGGGTGCAGGGACTGAACGTGGTATATGGTTTTTACAAGATGGTATGCCCTTAAACCCACCCGATGGGGTACTTTTCAACCAAGGGGAATTCGACCCTTTAGCCTACCAGTATTCGATGATATACCGTGGGGCTGAAGCTTATAATTATGGGTTTGCAACACTATTTGGAGCTGTTAATTTTGTAACCTATACTGGTTATACTGCTCCGGCTTATTCTGCATACTTTACTGCTGGAAGTTTCGGCTGGCTTCAAGGTTCTATTGAAGCAGCAGGAGTCGAATCAAAAACTGATTATTTCGCCGTATTATCTGATGCTTCTGCAGAAGGATACCGCTTCCACAACAGTTTTAACAATGCTTGGCTTAATACGAATGTCGGTTATAAGATCTCCCCCAATATTGAAAATAGGATCTATTTTACTTATTCCAATCAACAATGGCAAGTCCCCGGTCCCCTTGCCCTTGAAGAAGTTTTAACGAATCCAACAACCGCTAATCCCGCTTACGTGGAGGGAGATTACCGGCAATTTTGGGATACTACTCACGTCGCTGATAAAGCAACCTATGCTATTGACCAAACCCAATCCATTAACATGGGAATTTCTTGGACAAATCTGCATCAAATAACCTTTTATGGGCTTTTTTTCCAAAGTTCTAATAATTTCTTTTCTTTGCCCCTTAACTATGTCCGAACGGCTGATCTTTATGGCCACCGGAATATGCTTGTAGCTGGAGTCATGCCAATGGGTGAGTTTTATCAAGAAAATTGGAATAGGCTCCTTGGGACTATTCAAGGAATACCGATGGCTACTTACAACATGACCGTTGTCAATATTCCTATATATGCTTATGATCAATTTTGGATTACAGATAGATTTTCAATTAATCTAGCCCTACAAGCTATTTATGATCGATTAACCAATGAAGCCTATAAGGATCTCATCCATCGAAGTGTCGATACAACCCTTACCTTTAGCCAGTTTAACCCTAAATTAGGACTTTTATATCAACTCGATGCCAATAACCAGATCTACACCAGTGTTGCCCGTAGCTATGAGCCCCCTTCCCTTTATGAAACAGCTATTTCCCCAACCGCCTTACCAGCAAATCTTGCACTCTATCCCAATTTAGCTCAAACAGCCATCACCGCTGAAATCGGTACTAGGGGACAATGGGATAGATTAAATTGGAGTGTTGCTTTTTTCCAATCTTGGGTAACCAATGAGCTGCTCGAAGTTTCTTTAAACCCTCCACTCAACACTCTTATTTATACTATCAATGCTCCCCCAACAACGAATCGTGGAATTGAAGTAAGCCTAAATACCTTACTAGCCAAGGGGTTAATGGTCAGCCAAGGGGAACTCCAAAATCAAGATCAAATAATGTTATATCAAATATTCGATTGA